Proteins from a genomic interval of Caulobacter sp. NIBR1757:
- a CDS encoding potassium transporter Kup gives MLAIGAIGVVFGDIGTSPLYAMREALHHSRSGGASELAVLGVVSLVVWALILVVTLKYVVLLMRADNKGEGGTLALMALARKTLAKPNGKRSATVFFLGVIGAALFYGDGIITPAISVLSAVEGLKDAPGLGGRVDSWIVPISAGILIALFLVQSRGTHRMATLFGPITLVWFLVLGGLGLYHLFDDLSIFRALSPHYGVMFLLQNGFLGFVILGSVFLAVTGAEALYSDMGHFGKKPIQVGWLYLVFPCLALNYLGQGASILAHPEARLNPFWEMVPQVVYWPVLLLATLATIIASQAVITGAFSVTQQAVSLGLLPRIDIRRTSETQAGQIYVPQVNTMLMIGVLVLLFSFKTSTNLAAAYGIAVTGSMFVDTLLAFVIIRFLWKWSWPVTLAVLVPLLLLDLTFISSNLLKIPQGAWMPLVFGGVLVVIMWTWTRGGQILAEKTRRDSVPLTDLIGILEARAPHRAPGTAIFLTSDPDVTPVALMHNLKHNKVLHEKNIIATVRNAETPRVREEDRVKIEKVNDDFKKLIITYGFMESPNVPKALALCRKQGLKFDIMATSVFLGRRSIVPSAHSGMPLWQDKLFIFLMKNSANPTDFFKIPPGRVVELGAQVTV, from the coding sequence ATGTTGGCCATCGGCGCCATTGGCGTGGTGTTCGGCGACATCGGCACCAGCCCGCTCTATGCGATGCGCGAGGCCCTTCACCACTCCCGCAGCGGCGGAGCCAGCGAACTGGCCGTGCTGGGGGTCGTGTCGCTCGTGGTCTGGGCCCTGATCCTGGTGGTGACGCTCAAGTATGTCGTCCTGCTGATGCGGGCCGACAACAAGGGCGAGGGCGGCACGCTGGCGCTCATGGCCCTGGCCCGCAAGACCCTGGCCAAGCCGAACGGCAAGCGCTCGGCCACCGTCTTCTTCCTGGGGGTGATCGGGGCCGCGCTGTTCTACGGCGACGGCATCATCACCCCGGCCATCTCGGTGCTGTCGGCGGTCGAGGGCCTGAAGGATGCGCCGGGCCTGGGCGGCCGGGTCGACAGCTGGATCGTGCCGATCTCGGCCGGCATCCTCATCGCCCTCTTCCTGGTGCAGTCGCGGGGCACGCACCGCATGGCCACCCTCTTTGGTCCCATCACCCTGGTCTGGTTCCTGGTCCTGGGGGGCCTTGGCCTCTACCACCTGTTCGACGACCTCTCGATCTTCCGCGCGCTCAGCCCGCACTACGGGGTGATGTTCCTGCTCCAGAACGGCTTCCTCGGATTCGTCATCCTGGGCAGCGTCTTCCTGGCCGTGACCGGCGCCGAGGCCCTCTATTCGGACATGGGCCACTTCGGCAAGAAGCCGATTCAGGTCGGCTGGCTCTATCTGGTCTTCCCCTGTCTGGCCCTCAACTACCTGGGCCAGGGCGCCTCGATCCTGGCGCACCCCGAGGCGAGGCTGAACCCGTTCTGGGAAATGGTGCCGCAGGTGGTCTACTGGCCGGTCCTGCTGCTGGCCACCCTGGCCACCATCATCGCCAGCCAGGCGGTGATCACCGGCGCCTTCTCGGTCACCCAGCAGGCGGTGTCGCTCGGCCTGCTGCCGCGCATCGACATCCGCCGCACCAGCGAGACCCAGGCCGGCCAGATCTATGTGCCGCAGGTCAACACCATGCTGATGATCGGCGTTCTGGTGCTGCTGTTCAGCTTCAAGACCTCGACCAACCTGGCGGCGGCCTACGGCATCGCGGTGACCGGCTCGATGTTCGTCGACACCCTGCTGGCCTTCGTCATCATCCGCTTCCTGTGGAAGTGGAGCTGGCCGGTCACCCTGGCCGTGCTGGTGCCGCTCCTGCTCCTCGACCTGACCTTCATCTCCTCCAACCTGCTGAAAATTCCGCAGGGCGCCTGGATGCCGCTGGTGTTCGGCGGGGTGCTGGTCGTCATCATGTGGACCTGGACGCGCGGCGGCCAGATCCTCGCCGAGAAGACCCGCCGCGACTCCGTGCCGCTCACCGACCTGATTGGCATCCTCGAGGCCCGCGCCCCGCACCGGGCTCCCGGCACCGCCATCTTCCTGACCAGCGACCCGGACGTCACTCCCGTCGCCCTGATGCATAACCTCAAGCATAACAAGGTCTTGCACGAGAAGAACATCATCGCCACGGTCCGCAACGCCGAGACGCCGCGCGTGCGCGAGGAGGACCGGGTCAAGATCGAGAAGGTCAACGACGACTTCAAGAAGCTGATCATCACCTACGGTTTCATGGAATCGCCCAATGTGCCCAAGGCCCTGGCGCTATGCCGCAAGCAGGGCCTGAAGTTCGACATCATGGCCACCAGCGTCTTCCTCGGCCGCCGCTCCATCGTGCCCAGCGCCCACAGCGGCATGCCCCTGTGGCAGGACAAGCTGTTCATCTTCCTGATGAAGAACTCGGCCAACCCGACCGACTTCTTCAAGATCCCGCCCGGCCGCGTGGTCGAGCTCGGGGCCCAGGTCACCGTATGA